One window of the Chanodichthys erythropterus isolate Z2021 chromosome 2, ASM2448905v1, whole genome shotgun sequence genome contains the following:
- the LOC137028075 gene encoding uncharacterized protein yields the protein MRSLHGAAGSREPADADDYHDAELTLLRHCQMQDFLEEFTLLKEGKTLPTSSRLTGLAPEHDKDSNLIRVGGRLRRCDSLTKDVLHPVILSPTHPVVKLLIKHYDTQLCHPGPGRVYAELRRKFWILRGREAVKKHQRYCPECQKWRGRPEIPRMSDIPPSSLRLFKPPFFSTGVDCFGPFTIKVGRRTEKRWGILYKCLTTRAVHLDLLDHMDADSFLLSLRRFISPRGKPYELLSDQGTNFRGGSREMEEAFIQMQPTLRDQLAKEQIRFRFNPPSAPHFGGSWEKRGEVCEDRPTDNTGCPDCH from the coding sequence ATGCGGTCCCTACATGGGGCGGCTGGCAGTAGAGAACCTGCAGACGCAGATGACTACCATGATGCAGAATTGACTCTTCTGCGGCATTGCCAAATGCAAGATTTCCTTGAAGAGTTTACATTACTCAAGGAAGGAAAGACTCTCCCCACCAGCAGTCGGCTCACAGGACTTGCACCTGAGCATGACAAAGATTCCAACCTGATCAGAGTGGGAGGCAGACTTAGAAGATGTGACAGtctgaccaaagatgttttacatCCTGTGATCTTATCTCCGACTCATCCAGTTGTGAAGCTCCTTATTAAGCACTATGACACCCAATTATGTCATCCAGGACCTGGAAGGGTGTATGCTGAGCTACGACGAAAGTTCTGGATTTTACGGGGGAGAGAAGCAGTGAAGAAACATCAGCGCTACTGCCCTGAGTGCCAAAAGTGGAGAGGCCGACCAGAAATTCCAAGAATGTCAGACATTCCACCTTCCAGCCTTAGGTTATTCAAACCTCCTTTTTTCTCCACTGGGGTCGATTGTTTTGGTCCCTTTACAATAAAAGTGGGCCGCCGCACAGAGAAAAGGTGGGGTATTCTCTATAAGTGCCTCACCACTCGAGCGGTCCATCTTGATCTTCTGGACCATATGGATGCTGATTCATTCTTGTTGTCCCTCAGACGCTTCATCTCACCTAGAGGAAAGCCCTACGAGCTTCTGTCTGATCAGGGAACCAATTTCAGAGGAGGGAGTAGAGAAATGGAAGAAGCTTTCATTCAGATGCAACCCACCCTCAGAGACCAGCTGGCTAAGGAACAGATCAGGTTCCGCTTTAATCCTCCCAGCGCACCTCACTTTGGGGGG